The following coding sequences lie in one Bacillus rossius redtenbacheri isolate Brsri chromosome 13, Brsri_v3, whole genome shotgun sequence genomic window:
- the LOC134538456 gene encoding zinc finger homeobox protein 4-like isoform X1, whose protein sequence is MPTPASGSSLGEQEGGAGPCSPPHSRRKRKRKRDADADSAMSPEEEQSASPPAAVVAGSAREERLGSPPQGSKFLHDEARGASSDDDAGDTRPGSKAKTKGGRDGFVPDADDSLGTSSDVEKFDGKIVYNPDGSAYIIEDSELSEEDAGLEVLPRIIADGCIVDGRGVSASHAQPFPQIASAFYVSRNPSLYSALYGGPAGYASSLLQDKKMVPEVPVMHSYRVYTVRDGKAGHKAADPAEGSGKDCSSVPVKPILMCFICKLSFGYAKSFVAHAMGDHNVALLDDEKDILGHKNASAIIQCVGKDKEPLVSFLEPLPPAAPPLGGGRKEAAPAPPPAPAYDDADAKGLMGAAPQLVPKDQKASYGVAGEHSGAESLVVHRRQPLECASASSGRPHVQNQHVPETSVSLPQNGGSSSNSSSNMHHNNCNNSASSRMIGLGMNSVMDLTRKSPMSSPGASPSPGSTLSPLLAGGAQLQYPQPPPNFLTGTTIGVCPDHMGGRPSGVECAKCELILSSSRLGGGALAGMHSRNSCKTLKCPKCNWHYKYQETLEIHMKEKHPEAETSCIYCIAGQPHPRLARGETYTCGYKPYRCEVCNYSTTTKGNLSIHMQSDKHLNNMQELQNGGGGPLAPSSDPPPPPPAAQPPPAPHHGRSPGPGLPSPHHPAAKPKPTFRCDVCNYETNVARNLRIHMTSEKHTHNMMVLQQNVKHMQTLSALHQQSQSQQLGFESLLHFHPGLTLPGEKPPPHTEAALADMAYNQALLIQMMTGGQLPPHVPPELAPHMDLGLNPETMEPPPEPADPNPRHLFQCCVCSAFATDSLEALAHHLSADRTKTREQEILAVVAGHYVCRLCTYKTNLKANFQLHCKTDKHLQRLQHVNHVKEGGARNEWKLKYVLTAGAGAAAAAAGGIQVRCHACDYYTNSAHKLQLHAAGQRHEASCLLFLHLRDCEASSAGGERVYHCALCGFSSRAKLQLLQHVRSMKHLQMEQLHQLQRRSEGKDLHTDIGEVFQVVGQPAEQSYGDSAEQDARKELHQHQMQQQLQQLQQQAAREPKAEPHHEEESAASQHMCPYCNYMSSSEMRTQAHVMAQHGQGEPSPPARAASPAKDFMCPLCQDGFRERCHLERHVMQIHSVNSEGLQRLLLLVDQSHWLNAVNRSPASSAPQHQTPPHPHHNHSHMISPASSAGSSKEMDSSGGKQNHSDANSTEDREDNPLLSPSPDDHADADENRCQACFKHFRNIDDLCAHHNETGHLEMKQTPAGPGYLCWKKGCNQYFQSAHSLQAHFREVHSPRVGSASQHGIAVSEKHVYKYRCNQCSLAFKTMEKLQLHSQYHLIRDATKCVLCGRSFRSVVALHKHVETSHSELSEEELAAYKQSLMNNPLLLAGLSGQVLDPSANELLRKESLKMEADDLVDTDESPMKDHQQEDGIGNAHSGDGDNSDDSVVYKEQQFLEDYLNSQAIAEDNYNDPNRKYKCHRCKVAFTRQSYLTSHNKTLLHRKGEKLSYPMEKYLDPNRPYKCDVCKESFTQKNILLVHYNSVSHLHKLKRAMQEQQNNNNNNNNNAVTTVSPSSAAAALAASLGVTPPPTPKSGTISEEDDKKPYKCNICRVAYSQGSTLDIHMRSVLHQTRASKLQDLAMSGQIDLSKPLIEQPEPQKAQDQHKRMLQDMMGSSPKQSVTSPPSGANSSNVTLQVPSLAQGSPPVTGSQIVPQTSNAVSVVPSPISIPTLTSVPSSIAPSSNATQQAVQASPVMTSSPSPQHGMVSCQRCSALFASQEQLTTHQQLYCLFGSPINLFPPLTGPLSMPSHPSPQPPGLNKSPPPLPTTPHVQEDSFQRLTIPNKKSSQVYKHLLESYGFDLVMQFNENHQRRQRREREDDELALLTPTVQTPMPDEDVERPQEEETAEQDLPEVAKSICQHCRKEFSSVWVLKAHCEEVHRDLVPLEFLEKYAQQIKSEYEKKGVSRAPPPGTPTPAPQVDVAQEKELQEDNKEALHVKIGLTSQHQPQQQQQQQQHQQHQQHQQHQQHQHQQVAPDTTPPAPSTPTASSTPASSTDSIPATTSTPMGLAGAPSLSLSLAQQMNEMQAALNAMAASQLQQQLQQFNPMMMGLGMGLPLGLNMNALAAMNLQPPLVSMMMPPPPFDHLGLAQAQNQLFSQQASMDPAGLLAKQQQHLLQQQQQAVSAAQQKRARTRITDDQLKILRAHFDINNSPSEEQIHDMAGQSGLPPKVIKHWFRNTLFKERQRNKDSPYNFNNPPSTTLNLEEYEKTGEAKVMQLNTSSSSSNTEEHTTSQNKEFPPRPPSTSCSSSNKRKQSQPQSLSQPQSFPQPQNYSQIPEIKTEPREPLQVAAPDIQEHKFNNIFHNQEHRKDNGDMAEEKPQSLHPPSSPNFNISTNCIPSTTENNPLPRPSSPGTLTLTSIIATQLGPDSVTTTHANIGSMTSAHSNMLPPKLTPPNFTSPNHMPTSPSILPVTPTSRSASPGRSYNNNSSDGFSHSGLAGGCLSGGGNSNGSNSSAGSSGKRANRTRFTDYQIKVLQEFFENNAYPKDDDLEYLSKLLSLSPRVIVVWFQNARQKARKVYENQPPVETPPGVDETGANRFQRTPGLNYQCKKCLLVFQRYYELIRHQKTHCFKEEDAKRSAQAQAAAAQIAAVLSSEDSNSSTITEQNQQIQPQAQQQQTQPQQPQPSVQQPPSTLMPVSSASSNPTTPSGPVTPTPNTSLFPPSPVSTTPTPAESSNDKEGTFQCDKCNLVFPRFDLWREHQLVHIMNPNLFPTYPPDSPFGILQQHAQLQQQQQQQHHHHQQHFIGMGVADLSMNSSGTPPHQHPLASMLSGGKRKFDDLDESMDRDCDQPKDKRLRTTILPEQLDYLYQKYQLESNPSRKMLENIAREVGLKKRVVQVWFQNTRARERKGQFRAHAQVINKRCPFCPALFKVKSALESHLVTKHADQCTRGEINIDALPDEELSMESTPSFSSQISETIGKASSNFPSSNSTSNMMPPLFPPFHGDMENSLKKYYEESMKRYISEIQAHHASQNGGINKESMHTPTDLSMKIKQEPAITVSEESGGGGTGGDGPLDLSKPVDLSRPMKVSMDHEIRQTMPEQGPLTDVSERSICFEDDSLSETTENMDYDESNPTSPASSTQSGQQRHGTPGSGGSKRYRTQMSSLQVRVMKSLFSDYKTPTMAECEMLGREIGLPKRVVQVWFQNARAKEKKNKLALQKVLGGPEQGQDGSRPPEECKLCQFTYSHKYSVQDHIFTKKHIDNVKAHIESGKADAAGNNSDGGGSGGGGEFTVPPTPSSSADAPVNPGPPPQYSTATTTTPTTTTTTINNNNQQQLAQLQMLQMAAASGLGLSQAVKQEKDAQHGSKSPAPAGVPGPEDMALLHQLYGLGLAGFPGAGNLFLHPAMFTAAGGGGVWEPPPGLGAGTPLARLQLPPAALQAVVEASAAGEPGVSTVRIPALEEPPPQWARELDAEAGFVCKRCRLGYPAEAALLAHQRAACYPGAAGAARGVVRLVRRCLECKACGQRAASAAEFRRHCESEAHQARLRQAMPPPAAPAASSPSAGLSHEMEDVVNQIAMLAAQNNTDSNANIKDRAAAGGGDFCSAAAKLAPPPLALFTAGP, encoded by the exons ATGCCTACCCCCGCCTCCGGGTCGTCGCTAGGCGAGCAGGAGGGGGGCGCGGGCCCCTGCAGCCCGCCGCACAGCCGCCGCAAGAGGAAGCGCAAGAGGGACGCCGACGCCGACTCCGCCATGAGCCCCGAGGAGGAGCAGTCGGCCTCGCCGCCGGCCGCCGTGGTGGCCGGCAGCGCGCGCGAGGAGCGGCTGGGGTCGCCGCCGCAGGGCAGCAAGTTCCTACACGACGAGGCGCGGGGCGCGTCGTCCGACGACGACGCCGGCGACACGCGGCCCGGCAGCAAGGCCAAGACGAAAGGCGGCCGCGACGGATTCGTCCCCGACGCGGACGACTCGCTGGGCACGAGCAGCGACGTGGAGAAGTTCGACGGCAAGATCGTGTACAACCCGGACGGCTCGGCCTACATCATCGAGGACAGCGAGCTGAGCGAGGAGGACGCCGGCCTGGAGGTGCTGCCGCGCATCATCGCCGACGGCTGCATCGTGGACGGCCGCGGCGTGAGCGCCTCGCACGCGCAGCCCTTCCCGCAGATCGCGAGCGCCTTCTACGTGTCGCGCAACCCCTCGCTGTACAGCGCGCTGTACGGCGGGCCGGCGGGCTACGCCTCCAGCCTGCTGCAGGACAAGAAGATGGTTCCTGAGGTGCCCGTCATGCACAGCTACCGGGTGTACACGGTGCGCGACGGCAAGGCGGGCCACAAGGCGGCGGACCCGGCCGAGGGCTCCGGCAAGGACTGCTCCTCCGTGCCCGTCAAGCCCATCCTCATGTGCTTCATCTGCAAGCTGTCGTTCGGGTACGCCAAGTCGTTCGTGGCGCACGCCATGGGCGACCACAACGTGGCGCTGCTGGACGACGAGAAGGACATCCTGGGCCACAAGAACGCCTCGGCCATCATCCAGTGCGTGGGCAAGGACAAGGAGCCGCTGGTGTCGTTCCTGGAGCCGCTGCCCCCCGCGGCGCCCCCGCTCGGCGGCGGCAGGAAGGAGGCGGCGCCCGCTCCGCCGCCGGCGCCGGCGTATGACGACGCCGACGCGAAGGGCCTGATGGGCGCCGCCCCGCAGCTAGTTCCTAAGGACCAGAAGGCGTCGTACGGCGTCGCGGGCGAGCACTCGGGCGCCGAGAGCCTCGTGGTCCACCGCCGGCAGCCGCTCGAGTGCGCCAGCGCTTCTTCGGGGCGACCACACGTCCAGAATCAACATGTTCCTGAGACTTCGGTCTCCCTACCTCAAAATGGTGGTAGTTctagtaatagtagtagtaatATGCATcacaataattgtaataatagtgctAGTAGTAGGATGATCGGGCTCGGCATGAACAGTGTGATGGACCTGACGAGGAAGAGCCCCATGTCGTCGCCGGGCGCGAGTCCGTCCCCCGGGTCCACGCTCAGCCCCTTGCTGGCGGGCGGCGCCCAGCTGCAGTACCCGCAGCCGCCGCCCAACTTCCTGACGGGCACCACCATCGGCGTGTGCCCCGACCACATGGGCGGCCGGCCGAGCGGCGTGGAGTGCGCCAAGTGCGAGCTGATCCTCAGCTCGTCGCGCCTGGGCGGCGGCGCGCTGGCGGGCATGCACTCGCGCAACTCCTGCAAGACGCTCAAGTGCCCCAAGTGCAACTGGCACTACAAGTACCAGGAGACCTTGGAGATACACATGAAGGAGAAGCACCCCGAGGCGGAGACGTCGTGCATCTACTGCATCGCGGGGCAGCCGCACCCCAGGCTGGCGCGCGGCGAGACCTACACGTGCGGCTACAAGCCGTACCGCTGCGAGGTGTGCAACTACTCCACCACCACCAAGGGCAACCTCAGCATCCACATGCAGTCCGACAAGCACCTCAACAACATGCAGGAGCTGCAGAACGGCGGCGGCGGGCCGCTGGCGCCCAGCTCGgacccgcccccgccgccccccgcCGCGCAGCCGCCGCCGGCGCCGCACCACGGCCGCTCCCCGGGCCCCGGCCTCCCCAGCCCGCACCACCCGGCCGCCAAGCCCAAGCCCACGTTCCGCTGCGACGTGTGCAACTACGAGACGAACGTGGCGCGCAACCTGCGCATCCACATGACGAGCGAGAAGCACACGCACAACATGATGGTGCTGCAGCAGAACGTGAAGCACATGCAGACGCTGTCGGCGCTGCACCAGCAGTCGCAGAGCCAGCAGCTGGGGTTCGAGTCGCTGCTGCACTTCCACCCGGGGCTGACCCTGCCCGGCGAGAAGCCGCCCCCGCACACGGAGGCGGCGCTGGCCGACATGGCCTACAACCAGGCGCTGCTCATCCAGATGATGACCGGCGGCCAGCTGCCGCCGCACGTGCCCCCGGAGCTGGCGCCGCACATGGACCTGGGGCTGAACCCCGAGACCATGGAGCCGCCCCCCGAGCCCGCCGACCCCAACCCGCGCCACCTGTTCCAGTGCTGCGTGTGCAGCGCCTTCGCCACGGACTCGCTGGAGGCGCTGGCGCACCACCTGTCCGCCGACCGCACCAAGACCCGCGAGCAGGAGATCCTGGCCGTGGTGGCCGGCCACTACGTGTGCCGCCTGTGCACCTACAAGACCAACCTCAAGGCCAACTTCCAGCTGCACTGCAAGACGGACAAGCACCTGCAGAGGCTGCAGCACGTGAACCACGTGAAGGAGGGCGGCGCGCGCAACGAGTGGAAGCTCAAGTACGTGCTGacggcgggggcgggggcggcggcggcggcggcgggcggcATCCAGGTGCGCTGCCACGCCTGCGACTACTACACCAACAGCGCGCACAAGCTGCAGCTACACGCGGCCGGCCAGCGCCACGAGGCGTCCTGCCTGCTCTTCCTGCACCTCCGCGACTGCGAGGCCAGCTCCGCCGGCGGGGAGCGCGTCTACCACTGCGCGCTGTGCGGCTTCTCGAGCCGCGCCAAGCTGCAGCTGCTGCAGCACGTGCGCTCCATGAAGCATCTGCAGATGGAGCAGCTGCACCAGCTGCAGCGGCGCAGCGAGGGCAAGGACCTGCACACGGACATCGGCGAGGTGTTCCAGGTGGTGGGCCAGCCGGCGGAGCAGAGCTACGGCGACTCCGCGGAGCAAG ACGCTCGGAAGGAGCTGCACCAGCACCAGATgcagcagcagctgcagcagctgcagcagcaggCGGCGAGAGAGCCCAAGGCGGAGCCGCACCACGAGGAGGAGAGCGCCGCGAGCCAGCACATGTGCCCCTACTGCAACTACATGAGCAGCTCGGAGATGCGCACCCAGGCGCACGTGATGGCGCAGCACGGCCAGGGCGAGCCCTCGCCGCCGGCGCGCGCCGCCTCGCCCGCCAAGGACTTCATGTGCCCGCTGTGCCAGGACGGCTTCCGCGAGCGCTGCCACCTGGAGAGGCACGTCATGCAGATACACAGCGTCAACTCGGAGGGCCTGCAGAGGCTGCTGCTGCTCGTGGACCAGTCGCACTGGCTCAACGCCGTCAACCGCTCCCCCGCGTCGTCCGCGCCCCAGCACCAGACACCGCCGCACCCGCACCACAACCACAGCCACATGATCTCGCCCGCCAGCTCCGCGGGCTCCTCCAAGGAGATGGACTCGAGCGGGGGGAAGCAGAACCACTCCGACGCCAACTCGACCGAGGACCGCGAGGACAACCCGCTGCTCTCGCCTTCCCCGGACGACCACGCGGACGCAGACGAGAACAGGTGCCAAGCGTGTTTCAAACACTTCAGGAACATTGATGACCTGTGCGCCCACCACAACGAGACCGGTCACCTGGAGATGAAGCAGACTCCCGCTGGTCCAGGATACCTGTGCTGGAAGAAAGGATGCAATCAGTATTTTCAGTCTGCGCACAGTCTCCAGGCTCACTTTCGAGAAGTTCATTCCCCACGTGTTGGGAGTGCGTCTCAACACGGCATTGCGGTGTCGGAAAAACACGTGTATAAATACAGGTGCAACCAGTGTAGCCTTGCCTTCAAAACTATGGAGAAACTCCAGTTACATTCGCAATATCATCTGATCAGGGATGCCACGAAGTGTGTACTGTGTGGCAGGAGCTTCAGGTCTGTAGTGGCATTGCACAAACATGTGGAAACTTCTCATTCCGAGCTATCCGAAGAAGAATTAGCAGCCTATAAACAAAGCTTAATGAACAATCCTCTTCTTTTGGCTGGTCTGAGTGGCCAAGTTCTGGATCCTTCAGCGAATGAACTGCTCAggaaagaaagtttaaagatggaGGCAGATGATCTTGTGGACACTGATGAGAGTCCAATGAAGGACCACCAGCAAGAAGATGGAATCGGCAATGCACACAGTGGAGATGGCGATAACAGTGATGATTCTGTGGTGTATAAAGAACAGCAGTTCCTAGAGGATTACCTCAACAGCCAAGCGATTGCAGAGGACAACTACAATGACCCTAATAGGAAGTACAAATGTCACCGGTGTAAGGTAGCATTTACAAGGCAAAGCTACCTAACAAGCCACAATAAGACTTTACTGCACCGTAAAGGGGAAAAGTTGAGTTATCCTATGGAAAAGTATTTGGATCCAAATAGGCCCTATAAATGTGATGTTTGTAAAGAATCTTTCACGCAGAAGAATATCCTGCTAGTGCATTACAATTCTGTCAGCCACCTGCACAAGCTGAAAAGAGCTATGCAGGAACAGcaaaacaacaacaataataataacaacaatgcTGTTACTACAGTTTCGCCTTCCTCGGCTGCAGCTGCCTTGGCTGCAAGTCTTGGCGTGACACCACCACCTACTCCTAAGTCTGGTACAATTTCTGAGGAAGATGACAAGAAACCATACAAATGTAACATCTGTAGAGTAGCTTATAGTCAAGGATCGACCTTGGACATTCACATGAGATCTGTGCTTCATCAGACAAGGGCGTCCAAGCTTCAGGATCTTGCGATGTCGGGTCAGATTGATTTGAGCAAGCCTTTAATAGAACAGCCAGAACCACAGAAAGCTCAGGATCAACACAAAAGAATGCTTCAGGACATGATGGGGTCGTCCCCGAAGCAGTCTGTTACATCGCCACCTTCTGGTGCCAACAGCAGCAACGTGACCTTGCAAGTGCCGTCTTTAGCCCAGGGTTCACCACCTGTTACGGGCAGTCAAATAGTTCCTCAAACTTCCAATGCTGTTTCTGTGGTACCATCGCCAATATCGATCCCGACCTTGACATCAGTTCCTAGTAGCATTGCGCCGAGCTCGAATGCAACTCAACAGGCTGTTCAAGCATCGCCTGTGATGACATCGTCACCTTCTCCTCAACATGGAATGGTGTCTTGTCAGCGGTGTAGTGCACTGTTCGCTAGTCAAGAACAGCTTACAACACACCAGCAACTATACTGCCTCTTCGGAAGTCCGATAAATTTATTCCCTCCACTGACCGGTCCACTCTCAATGCCATCTCATCCTTCTCCTCAGCCACCAGGACTGAATAAGTCCCCACCTCCTCTTCCCACGACCCCTCATGTACAAGAAGATTCATTCCAGAGGCTCACAATACCGAACAAGAAGTCGTCTCAAGTTTACAAACATCTTCTCGAGAGTTACGGCTTTGACTTAGTGATGCAGTTTAATGAAAATCATCAGAGGCGTCAGCGTAGGGAGCGCGAAGATGATGAGTTGGCTCTTTTAACACCAACTGTTCAAACACCCATGCCAGATGAGGATGTTGAAAGACCTCAGGAAGAAGAAACTGCAGAACAAGATCTACCTGAAGTTGCGAAGTCCATATGCCAACACTGCCGGAAAGAGTTCTCTAGTGTGTGGGTCCTCAAGGCTCATTGCGAAGAAGTGCACAGAGATCTTGTCCCACTAGAGTTTCTGGAAAAGTACGCCCAGCAAATCAAGTCGGAGTACGAGAAGAAAGGTGTCAGTAGGGCGCCCCCACCTGGAACCCCGACTCCTGCACCACAGGTGGACGTTGCTCAAGAGAAAGAGCTCCAGGAGGACAACAAAGAGGCGTTGCACGTGAAAATCGGCCTTACGTCACAGCACCAAcctcagcagcagcagcagcagcagcagcatcagCAACATCAGCAACATCAGCAACATCAGCAACATCAGCATCAACAAGTCGCGCCCGACACGACGCCCCCGGCCCCGAGCACCCCCACGGCATCTTCGACCCCTGCCTCCAGCACCGACTCGATCCCGGCAACGACGTCGACGCCGATGGGTCTCGCCGGAGCGCCCAGCCTGTCGCTGTCGCTGGCGCAGCAGATGAACGAGATGCAGGCGGCGCTGAACGCCATGGCGGCCtcgcagctgcagcagcagctgcagcagTTCAACCCCATGATGATGGGCCTGGGCATGGGACTGCCGCTGGGCCTCAACATGAACGCGCTCGCCGCCATGAACCTGCAGCCGCCGCTGGTGTCCATGATGATGCCGCCTCCCCCGTTCGACCACCTGGGCCTGGCGCAGGCGCAGAACCAGCTCTTCTCCCAGCAGGCGTCCATGGACCCCGCCGGACTCCTGGCCAAGCAGCAGCAGCAcctgctgcagcagcagcagcaagcg gtgtCTGCGGCACAGCAGAAACGGGCGAGAACTCGGATCACAGATGATCAATTGAAGATATTGCGAGCACACTTCGACATAAACAATTCGCCATCAGAAGAACAAATTCACGACATGGCTGGGCAGAGTGGACTGCCCCCTAAGGTCATCAAGCACTGGTTTAGAAACACACTTTTCAAAGAACGCCAAAGAAACAAAGACTCTCCGTACAATTTCAACAATCCTCCATCCACAACACTCAATTTGGAGGAGTATGAGAAAACTGGCGAAGCCAAAGTCATGCAACTGAACACGAGCAGTAGCAGCAGCAACACAGAAGAACATACTACATCTCAAAACAAAGAATTTCCACCCAGACCACCTTCCACGTCGTGTTCTTCGTCGAACAAGAGGAAGCAATCACAGCCTCAGTCATTGTCACAACCTCAGTCATTTCCTCAGCCACAAAACTACTCTCAGATTCCGGAAATAAAAACAGAGCCTCGAGAGCCTTTGCAAGTAGCAGCTCCAGACATTCAGGAGCACAAATTCAATAATATATTTCACAACCAAGAGCACAGGAAAGATAATGGTGACATGGCAGAAGAAAAACCACAAAGTTTGCACCCACCTTCAAGCCCTAACTTCAATATTTCTACAAACTGCATACCTAGTACTACTGAAAATAACCCTTTACCTCGTCCATCCTCACCCGGTACACTTACTTTAACATCAATCATTGCCACGCAACTAGGTCCAGATTCAGTTACAACAACTCATGCAAACATCGGCTCCATGACTTCAGCACATTCTAATATGCTACCTCCGAAACTCACTCCACCAAATTTTACATCACCAAACCACATGCCAACATCGCCTAGCATACTGCCTGTTACTCCAACTTCTAGGAGTGCTAGTCCAGGAAGATCTTACAACAACAATTCATCAGATGGTTTTAGTCATTCTGGCTTGGCTGGTGGCTGTCTTTCGGGAGGTGGAAACAGTAATGGGAGCAACTCTTCGGCTGGTTCTTCTGGGAAACGTGCTAACCGAACAAGGTTCACTGATTACCAGATAAAGGTTTTGCAGGAGTTCTTCGAAAATAATGCTTACCCGAAAGATGATGATTTAGAATACCTTTCAAAATTATtgagcctcagtcccagagttATAGTCGTGTGGTTTCAAAATGCTCGTCAAAAAGCTAGAAAAGTGTATGAAAATCAGCCACCTGTAGAGACACCGCCTGGTGTTGATGAGACTGGTGCAAACAGGTTTCAAAGAACTCCAGGACTTAACTACCAGTGTAAGAAATGTTTGTTAGTGTTTCAGAGGTATTACGAGCTTATTAGACATCAGAAAACTCACTGTTTCAAAGAAGAAGATGCTAAAAGATCTGCACAAGCACAAGCAGCTGCAGCACAGATAGCTGCTGTTTTATCATCAGAAGATTCAAATTCGAGTACCATAACTGAGCAGAATCAGCAGATACAACCTCAAGCACAACAGCAACAGACACAACCACAACAACCACAGCCTTCAGTGCAGCAACCTCCGAGTACTTTGATGCCAGTATCTTCAGCATCGAGTAATCCAACTACCCCTTCTGGTCCAGTTACTCCCACGCCCAATACATCATTGTTCCCACCTTCGCCAGTTTCAACCACGCCAACACCCGCAGAAAGTTCTAATGACAAGGAAGGCACATTCCAGTGCGACAAGTGCAATCTTGTGTTTCCAAGATTCGATCTGTGGCGAGAACACCAACTCGTCCACATTATGAATCCTAACCTGTTCCCAACATATCCACCTGACAGTCCTTTTGGCATCCTTCAACAGCACGCTCAGttgcagcagcaacagcagcaacaaCATCACCATCATCAACAACATTTTATTGGCATGGGTGTAGCAGACCTTTCAATGAATTCTTCTGGGACCCCTCCTCATCAGCATCCTCTTGCATCTATGCTCTCAGGGGGCAAAAGAAAGTTTGATGATTTGGATGAGTCAATGGATCGCGATTGTGATCAACCAAAAGACAAAAGACTTCGAACTACAATTTTGCCTGAACAGTTAGATTATCTTTACCAAAAGTATCAACTAGAAAGCAATCCATCGCGTAAGATGTTGGAAAATATTGCGAGGGAAGTAGGACTCAAGAAGCGCGTAGTGCAAGTTTGGTTCCAAAATACCCGAGCTCGTGAGCGCAAAGGGCAGTTTCGAGCCCATGCTCAGGTGATCAACAAACGATGTCCTTTTTGCCCAGCGCTGTTTAAGGTAAAGTCTGCATTAGAATCTCATTTGGTAACAAAACATGCTGATCAGTGTACAAGGGGTGAAATTAATATCGATGCACTCCCAGATGAAGAGTTGAGTATGGAATCAACCCCATCTTTTAGTTCTCAAATAAGTGAAACCATTGGGAAAGCATCAtctaattttccatcatcgaatTCAACTTCCAACATGATGCCACCTCTTTTTCCACCCTTTCATGGTGACATGGAGAATTccttgaaaaaatattatgaagAATCTATGAAGCGATACATTTCAGAAATTCAGGCTCACCATGCTTCTCAAAATGGTGGAATAAACAAAGAGAGCATGCATACTCCCACCGATCTAAGCATGAAGATAAAACAAGAACCAGCAATAACAGTTTCAGAAGAATCGGGTGGTGGAGGTACTGGTGGTGATGGACCTTTAGACTTGAGTAAACCAGTTGACTTGAGTCGTCCCATGAAGGTATCAATGGACCACGAAATTAGGCAGACCATGCCAGAACAAGGTCCTCTAACAGATGTGAGCGAAAGAAGCATTTGTTTCGAGGACGACAGCTTGTCGGAGACAACAGAGAACATGGACTATGACGAAAGCAACCCGACGTCTCCTGCTTCGAGCACGCAGAGTGGGCAGCAGAGGCACGGGACGCCAGGGAGCGGAGGGAGCAAAAGGTACCGGACGCAGATGAGCAGCCTGCAGGTCAGGGTGATGAAGTCGCTGTTCTCGGACTACAAGACGCCCACGATGGCAGAGTGCGAGATGCTGGGGCGGGAGATAGGCCTGCCGAAGAGGGTGGTGCAGGTGTGGTTCCAGAACGCCCGCGCCAAGGAGAAGAAGAACAAGCTGGCGCTGCAGAAGGTCCTGGGAGGCCCGGAGCAGGGCCAGGACGGGTCCCGGCCGCCGGAGGAGTGCAAGCTGTGCCAGTTCACGTACTCGCACAAGTACTCCGTGCAGGACCACATCTTCACCAAGAAGCACATCGACAACGTGAAGGCGCACATCGAGAGCGGCAAGGCGGACGCGGCGGGGAACAACAGCGACGGCGGCGGCTCCGGCGGCGGCGGGGAGTTCACCGTGCCGCCGACACCCAGCTCCTCGGCGGACGCCCCAGTGAACCCCGGGCCGCCACCGCAGTACTCCACCGCCACCACCACCAcgcccaccaccaccaccaccacgatcAACAACAACAACCAGCAGCAGCTGGCGCAGCTGCAGATGCTGCAGATGGCCGCGGCGTCGGGCCTGGGGCTGTCGCAGGCGGTGAAGCAGGAGAAGGACGCGCAGCACGGCAGCAAGTCGCCGGCGCCGGCGGGCGTCCCTGGGCCCGAAGACATGGCGCTGCTGCACCAGCTGTACGGCCTGGGCCTGGCCGGCTTCCCCGGAGCGGGCAACCTCTTCCTGCACCCAGCCATGTTCACGGCGGCCG